The Methylophilus sp. TWE2 region CCGAGATCGTTGTGATGACAAGCACGTCCTGGCTGGTTGTGGCGGGGTTGCTGGTGGGCTTTGGTAGCCGTTTAGGCAGTGGCTGTACCAGCGGGCACGGCGTGTGTGGCTTGTCGCGTTTGTCATTACGTTCCCTGGTCGCTACCGTGACCTTTATGGCGACGGCGATGCTCGTCGTGTGGCTGGTTCGTCATGTGTTGTTGATAGGGTAGGAAAAAATGGTCGTATTGATCGCATTATTAGCGGGTGTCATTTTTGGCTTGGGATTGATTGTGGGTGGGATGACCAACCCGGCTAAAGTACTGGCTTTTTTGGATATTACTGGGGATTGGGATCCCTCGCTGGCATTTGTCATGCTGGGGGCCATTGCAGTGGGTTTTTTTGCTTTCCGGGCTGCGGCAAGAAAGTCTGAAAGTGTGTTGGGGATGCCAGTGCAATTGCCAGGAACCCGCACGATTGATCGCAAGTTGCTACTCGGTGCCGTGCTGTTTGGCACAGGCTGGGGAATAGCCGGATTCTGCCCTGGTCCTGCAGTCACCTCAGTCTTCACTGGCGGCATCTCTGTCTGGCTGTTTGTCGCCAGCATGCTGGCCGGGATGGCGGTACATACTCTGGCAGTACGTCGCGGCTGGTTGTGACAGCATTATTCTTTTTGCCATAATTTACGGTAACGCCACAGCGTGGTGCGGCCTATCCCGAGCTGTTTGGCTGCTTGCGTCAGGTTGCCCCGGCAGTCAGCCACCGCCTGCAAGATGGCTGCTTCTGATGGCGCCTGCCTTCCGGATTTTGCGGGTCCGGTGACCTGCATCTGAGGTATGGTTGACTGCGCTTGTAATTCTGGCGGCAAATCTCCCACGTCCAACTGTTTGCCATCCGACATCACCAGTGCGTAATTCAGCACATTGCGCAGCTCACGCACATTGCCCGGCCAGTCGTACGCCATCAGTTGCTGCATCGCGGCTGCGGTCACCACAGGTAGTTGTTCCCCGGTAAATTGCTGTTTCAGGAAGTGACGCAGTATGAGCGGAATGTCCTGCTTGCGGGTCTGTAGGCTCGGTAAGAAAATCGGCACCACGCGCAAGCGGAACAATAAGTCTTGCCGGAAACGCCCGGCTTTAACCTCTTCACGCAAGGCTTTATGGGTGGCGGCCACGATGCGGACATTGGCTTGCATGGGTTGGCTGGCCCCCACTGGCAGGTACTCGCCAGTTTCAAGCACACGCAATAATTTGGCCTGCAACTCATACGGCAGCTCAGCGATTTCATCCAGAAACAGCGTGCCACCCTCCGCGCGCCCAAACAGGCCTTGGTGATCGCGAATGGCGCCGGTAAAAGCACCTTTAACATGGCCGAACAATTCACTTTCCAGCATGCCCGCATTGAGAGTGGCGCAGTTGATGGCGACAAAAGGCGCAAGATGACGCGGGCTTTCACCATGGATCGCGCGTGCTACCAGTTCTTTACCCGTGCCTGAGTCGCCGCGGATCAAGACTGGAATTTCAGTGGGGGCGACGCGCCGTATCATCTCAAACACTTTTTGCATCTCGGGTGCGTGACTGATCAGTCCATACTTTTCGCCCAAGGAAGCAGGCCCGCTAGTTTTTGTCTGCTCGGGCTGTTGTGGCAGCAGGATTTCCAAACCGCCAGCAAATACGCCATCCTCTTGCTGGTAGGCCATGGCATATTTCAATACAGCCTGTTGTGTGCCATCTACCCGGTGCAGCAGTAATGGCGCACCTTCTACCTTGCCGGATTCGGTCAAGCCGCAGCTACGCATACATTGCTCACAACGGTTGGCAGTCAGGCAGTTTTCGCCCAGTAGTGTTTGTTGCTTGAAGCCTAGCAATTTCTCTGCGCCTGGACTCCAGTAGCTAATGCATTTGTGTGCGTCTACGGTAAATACGGCAGCGTCCGGCATGATCAACGAAATCATGCGAGCCAGGGATTCCCCCTGAGTGCGCGACAAGCCTGCATGCTGACTGAAAAAGTCTGGGGTGGTATGTTCCATGATGAGTTTTGAAACGTTTCAATTTGAGATAAGGTGTTTCATTGAAACACTGTAGGCGGGATAACGCAAGCGAAAAAATAGTTTAACTCTATGATTTTAATAGGCTTAAATCCTGAATGAAACATTGGCATCCCTTTTGCTCAACACATATTGTCGTTTTCAGGAGAGCCATCATGATCTTTGAGCAATTTTTTGAGCCGGACAGTAGTACTTTTACTTATCTTCTCGGTTGCGAGCACACCAGGCAGGCGGTGCTGATTGACACTGTGGAATGCGATGTTGAGAAGTATTTGACTGCTTTGCATCAGCATGGCCTCACCCTCGTCTATACACTGGAGACCCATGTACATGCAGATCATGTCACGGCGGCAGACGCCCTGCGTAAACGGCTAGGTAGCAAAAGTGTGGTGCACCGTGATGCAGGTGCCATGTGTGGTGATTTGCTAGTGACCGATGGCATTCATGTGCAGGTGGGCTCTCTGGATATTGAAGTGCGCTACACCCCTGGCCATACCAATGGCTGTGTTAGCTACTACGTGGGTGACCGTATTTTTACAGGCGATGCTTTGTTGATCGGGGGCTGTGGCCGTACTGATTTTCAGCAGGGCAATGCCGGGCAGTTGTATGACAGCATACACAAGCAGATTTTCAGTTTGCCGGATGACACCTTGATTTACCCCGGTCACGACTACAACGGCAACACAGTCTCTACGGTCAGCCAGGAAAAGCGTGACAACAAGCGCTTGGGTGGCCATAAGTCTCGTCAAGACTTTATAGAAATCATGGCGAATTTAAAACTGGCTTATCCAAAACAGATTGATATTGCACTACCTGCCAACCAGGCGTGCGGCAATATTGCGGTCAAGCAATCTGCCTGATGAAACTGGCCCAGTATTTTCCGGTCCTGCGTTGGGGGCGACACTATCAACCCCAACAAGCATTGCATGACCTGACTGCAGCCGTGATTGTCACCTTAATGCTGGTGCCGCAAGCCCTGGCGTACGCCATTCTTGCCGGTTTGCCGCCTGAGGTGGGCCTGTATGCCAGCATGTTACCCCTGGCCGTGTATGCCCTGATGGGCACCAGTGCCACCCTGGCAGTGGGGCCAGTGGCAGTGGCGGCGCTAATGACTGCCAGTGCCATTGCACCTTACTCGGCCGTAGACTCTGCTCTGGGCCTGCAGGCTGCCATCATCCTCGCCTGCCTGTCAGGCATGTTTCTGGGGCTGGCAGGCTTGTTAAGGCTGGGCTTCCTGGCCAACTTCCTGTCACATCCCGTGATTGCCGGTTTTATCAGTGCCGCCAGCCTGCTGATTGCCAGCAGCCAGCTCCCAGCATTGCTAGGCATCAAGGCAGGTGGTGACAATATGCTCAGCCTCTGGCAGGGCGTTCTTCAGCATGCCAGCCGAGCCCATCTGCCTACAGCCATTCTCTCCGGCCTGACTATCCTGATACTGGTGGCAAGCAGGAAATATGGCGTTCGCCTGTTGCAGGTCATGGGGTTAACACCTTTTTGGGCGCAGGCAATGTGCCGCTCCGTGCCAGCCATGCTGGTGATTGTTGGCACCCTTGCCGTGCAATGGGCGTGTGCATGCATGCAAGGGGTGGTAACGGTAGGCGATATTCCGGCAGGCTTGCCTGCATTGACGTTGCCTGAGGGGTCGTACACCATGTGGCAATCATTGCTGATGCCCGCCATTTTCATTTCCATTGTCGGCTATGTCGAATCCATTTCCGTGGCGCAGAGTCTGGCCATGAAACGCCGTCAGCGCATAGATCCAGACCAGGAGCTGATCGCGCTGGGCGCGGCAAATCTGGCTGCTAGTTTTACAGCTGGTCAACCAGTCACTGGTGGCGTTTCGCGCTCGGTCGTCAATCGGGATGCGGGTGC contains the following coding sequences:
- a CDS encoding MBL fold metallo-hydrolase → MIFEQFFEPDSSTFTYLLGCEHTRQAVLIDTVECDVEKYLTALHQHGLTLVYTLETHVHADHVTAADALRKRLGSKSVVHRDAGAMCGDLLVTDGIHVQVGSLDIEVRYTPGHTNGCVSYYVGDRIFTGDALLIGGCGRTDFQQGNAGQLYDSIHKQIFSLPDDTLIYPGHDYNGNTVSTVSQEKRDNKRLGGHKSRQDFIEIMANLKLAYPKQIDIALPANQACGNIAVKQSA
- a CDS encoding YeeE/YedE family protein; amino-acid sequence: MSDFTPLQSLIGGLLIGFSTLLMILLLGKIAGISGIVGQLWSAASGDRAWRFAFVVGLLVSPMLYAQFTSLPEIVVMTSTSWLVVAGLLVGFGSRLGSGCTSGHGVCGLSRLSLRSLVATVTFMATAMLVVWLVRHVLLIG
- a CDS encoding SulP family inorganic anion transporter, whose product is MKLAQYFPVLRWGRHYQPQQALHDLTAAVIVTLMLVPQALAYAILAGLPPEVGLYASMLPLAVYALMGTSATLAVGPVAVAALMTASAIAPYSAVDSALGLQAAIILACLSGMFLGLAGLLRLGFLANFLSHPVIAGFISAASLLIASSQLPALLGIKAGGDNMLSLWQGVLQHASRAHLPTAILSGLTILILVASRKYGVRLLQVMGLTPFWAQAMCRSVPAMLVIVGTLAVQWACACMQGVVTVGDIPAGLPALTLPEGSYTMWQSLLMPAIFISIVGYVESISVAQSLAMKRRQRIDPDQELIALGAANLAASFTAGQPVTGGVSRSVVNRDAGAETPAAGLFTALGMLLATVFLASWLSQLPRFILAATIIVAVMSLFDWRMFADSWRRNRSDFIALLMTFAITLLVDVEHGISAGVLISIAMHVYRSSRPHIAVVGQVPGTEHFRNVTRHAVNVCPDVVTLRVDESLYFANARYLEQKVLEVVADNPSLKHVILMCSAVNEVDGSAMEVLEAVNHHLSALGIGFHLSEVKGPVMDMVQHSTLRQQLNGKIYLTQYQAYAALACH
- a CDS encoding DUF6691 family protein; its protein translation is MVVLIALLAGVIFGLGLIVGGMTNPAKVLAFLDITGDWDPSLAFVMLGAIAVGFFAFRAAARKSESVLGMPVQLPGTRTIDRKLLLGAVLFGTGWGIAGFCPGPAVTSVFTGGISVWLFVASMLAGMAVHTLAVRRGWL
- a CDS encoding sigma-54-dependent Fis family transcriptional regulator, yielding MEHTTPDFFSQHAGLSRTQGESLARMISLIMPDAAVFTVDAHKCISYWSPGAEKLLGFKQQTLLGENCLTANRCEQCMRSCGLTESGKVEGAPLLLHRVDGTQQAVLKYAMAYQQEDGVFAGGLEILLPQQPEQTKTSGPASLGEKYGLISHAPEMQKVFEMIRRVAPTEIPVLIRGDSGTGKELVARAIHGESPRHLAPFVAINCATLNAGMLESELFGHVKGAFTGAIRDHQGLFGRAEGGTLFLDEIAELPYELQAKLLRVLETGEYLPVGASQPMQANVRIVAATHKALREEVKAGRFRQDLLFRLRVVPIFLPSLQTRKQDIPLILRHFLKQQFTGEQLPVVTAAAMQQLMAYDWPGNVRELRNVLNYALVMSDGKQLDVGDLPPELQAQSTIPQMQVTGPAKSGRQAPSEAAILQAVADCRGNLTQAAKQLGIGRTTLWRYRKLWQKE